One window from the genome of Bdellovibrio sp. NC01 encodes:
- a CDS encoding ABC transporter substrate-binding protein, protein MKFLVLALLSVAMLWARTDDSPNCQRKYVVSVNDYAPLAYRENGKLRGLAHDIVSEISLRTRCPFMENEVSRPASIDELKRGHSDIVALVPKTPEFEANGTFIPVYKSSRVLLVSKSVWAANKKISDYVNDDKIKFVHMIGAKLSVIGVDENKMVVGGRLIGTPQPEGSFRLFQQGRVQAGFFTALVADYYVKKFKLEDKVVQISDEGLPTEVGFYTSKRRMLSDDDRKLRETIEDMKKDGTLYQIFRKYMSEDEAKRRLK, encoded by the coding sequence ATGAAGTTTTTGGTTTTAGCCCTGTTATCTGTAGCGATGTTATGGGCGCGTACTGATGATTCACCCAACTGCCAAAGAAAATACGTAGTAAGTGTGAATGACTATGCGCCTTTAGCTTACCGTGAAAACGGTAAGCTGCGTGGTCTTGCCCACGACATTGTTTCCGAGATTTCGCTCAGAACTCGTTGTCCTTTCATGGAAAATGAAGTCTCACGACCAGCTTCAATCGATGAGCTGAAGCGGGGGCATTCCGACATCGTGGCGCTGGTTCCTAAAACTCCTGAATTCGAAGCCAATGGCACTTTTATTCCTGTTTATAAAAGTTCTCGAGTACTGCTCGTTTCAAAATCCGTATGGGCTGCGAATAAGAAAATTTCCGATTACGTGAACGATGACAAAATTAAGTTCGTACATATGATTGGAGCAAAGCTTTCGGTAATTGGTGTGGATGAAAACAAAATGGTGGTCGGTGGTCGCTTGATCGGGACACCTCAACCAGAGGGATCTTTCCGTTTGTTTCAGCAGGGCAGAGTGCAGGCGGGATTTTTCACGGCACTTGTTGCTGACTATTATGTGAAGAAATTTAAATTAGAAGATAAAGTCGTGCAAATCAGTGATGAAGGCCTGCCAACAGAAGTAGGCTTTTACACTTCGAAACGTCGTATGTTGAGTGATGATGATCGTAAGCTTCGCGAAACGATTGAAGACATGAAAAAAGACGGCACGCTTTATCAGATCTTTCGCAAATATATGAGCGAAGATGAAGCGAAACGCCGTCTTAAGTAA
- a CDS encoding SDR family oxidoreductase, whose amino-acid sequence MEIVNRQVLITGANRGIGRAFAKICAQDKAFLHLVLRKHDAELIKEMEEAGAKSVTIYEADLSSRENVQELLHKLKDTPIDILFNNAGVLTGGLLEEQPLDDVYRMLQVNVNSLIQITQGLLPGMLARKRGKIINNSSVSAYMNFPSASTYAASKAAVAAFTNCLHLELKDTSVSTLLLITPAIKTRMFEEIETLYGKNLVVPTDGISPAKYAEMIREAVLHDLTVLEPSGLTGISLKLARFAKPLFDFEISRRFRRG is encoded by the coding sequence ATGGAAATCGTAAATCGCCAAGTTCTTATTACTGGAGCTAATCGCGGAATCGGTCGCGCCTTTGCAAAAATCTGCGCGCAAGACAAAGCCTTCTTACATCTGGTTTTGCGCAAACACGATGCAGAACTTATCAAAGAAATGGAAGAGGCGGGTGCAAAGTCCGTCACGATTTACGAAGCTGATTTAAGTTCGCGCGAAAACGTGCAAGAGCTTTTGCATAAGCTTAAAGACACACCTATTGATATCTTGTTCAATAACGCCGGTGTTTTAACAGGCGGCTTACTTGAAGAACAACCTCTTGATGATGTTTATCGAATGCTGCAAGTAAACGTGAACTCGCTGATTCAAATAACTCAAGGATTGTTGCCCGGAATGCTTGCGCGCAAGCGTGGTAAGATCATCAATAATTCAAGCGTCTCAGCATACATGAATTTTCCAAGTGCCTCTACCTATGCGGCATCGAAAGCGGCGGTGGCTGCATTCACGAATTGCCTGCACCTTGAGCTGAAAGACACTTCTGTGTCGACTTTGCTATTGATTACTCCGGCAATTAAAACGCGTATGTTTGAAGAGATTGAAACTCTGTACGGAAAAAATCTTGTTGTACCAACCGACGGAATTTCTCCAGCGAAATATGCAGAGATGATTCGTGAAGCCGTACTTCATGATTTGACGGTGCTCGAGCCTTCTGGACTAACAGGAATTAGTTTAAAGTTGGCGCGCTTTGCGAAGCCGTTGTTCGATTTTGAGATTTCACGACGTTTTCGTCGAGGATAA
- the rnhA gene encoding ribonuclease HI, giving the protein MRDYIQIFSDGACSGNPGPGGWGSVILFPTDQVLEIGGGDPQTTNNRMEMQAVLEALRTVADHSGTVRFYTDSTYVIRGITQWIWGWRKRGWKTAEGGDVSNKDLWEEIAEVVQKRGAANKIEWHYSRGHIGIPGNERCDEIAVAFSKRAGIDLYEGSLKNYPVNILEVPADTSLPEMRSPTEKKAAHSYLSNIGGLVYRHKDWPSCQRRVTGKSGAKFKKSTSASDEVEILKSWGLPASTPIKEG; this is encoded by the coding sequence TGAGAGATTATATTCAGATCTTTTCCGACGGCGCATGTTCAGGCAATCCCGGCCCAGGTGGTTGGGGTTCAGTTATTTTATTTCCGACTGATCAAGTGCTTGAAATTGGTGGCGGCGATCCGCAAACGACAAACAACCGTATGGAGATGCAAGCCGTTCTTGAAGCCTTGCGTACAGTCGCAGACCATTCAGGCACTGTGCGTTTCTACACGGATTCGACTTATGTGATTCGCGGAATTACGCAGTGGATTTGGGGCTGGCGTAAACGCGGTTGGAAAACGGCCGAAGGCGGCGATGTTTCTAACAAAGACTTGTGGGAAGAAATCGCAGAGGTCGTTCAAAAGCGCGGAGCTGCGAATAAGATCGAATGGCATTACAGCCGCGGTCACATCGGTATTCCTGGCAATGAACGTTGCGATGAGATTGCGGTCGCGTTCTCGAAGCGTGCGGGCATTGACTTGTACGAGGGTTCACTCAAAAATTATCCGGTTAACATTTTGGAAGTTCCTGCTGATACCAGTCTGCCAGAAATGCGTTCACCAACAGAAAAGAAAGCTGCGCACAGTTATCTTAGCAACATTGGTGGACTTGTTTATCGTCACAAAGATTGGCCATCGTGCCAGCGTCGAGTGACGGGGAAATCAGGAGCAAAATTTAAAAAGTCGACTTCAGCGTCTGACGAAGTTGAAATTTTAAAATCATGGGGCCTACCAGCTTCGACACCTATCAAAGAGGGCTAA